The Paramormyrops kingsleyae isolate MSU_618 chromosome 23, PKINGS_0.4, whole genome shotgun sequence sequence CAGTCCATGTCGCTGAGCTGGGAGCTGAGCTCTTCTGCACAGCCTTTCTCCAGTAGGTTCCACAGCACTTCAGAGGAGCGGAACAGCAGCTGTCCCGACGGATCTGGTTCCAGCATCCTGGTGCAGAGCATCCTGGCCCCCTGCGCCTTCAGGATCAGGTCACAGTTCACCTCTGCGGTAAATCAGTGTTGTTTCAAGAAATGTGACCTCTTGAAAATTGCAACACAGAAATGAAGTCTGTGGTTTTTATGTCTATAAATAGGCTCGATGTGACCTAAACCTACgataaatatgaaaattaaatgGCAGTTTTTAATAGTTGGTCAGTCTCATCACACACAAAGCCAATGACCAGAATTAACAGAGGATCCCTGTACAAAGAAACATGGATGAGGGTAAAAGGCGACATTGTTGGATGTGGTCGACATCCTGAACATTCACCTGAAGAGCTGGAAAGCAGCTGAAGAGCCTGGAGGAGCCGCAGCTtcacctccagctgctgctccaGCAGAGCCATGGAGAGCACCAAGGTCTCAGCCAGCCCACTGCGCTCCACCATCTGAGCTTTGAACCTGGGGCTGGTGGGCCAGAACCCTCCAGAGGGCCATGCACAAGATGCGAGATTGGATGACATAAGCAAGACAGCATTATTCTTCTATATATCAGGGATCATTTTCTGATCAATAAAATTATCTTAAAATAATGTCCAACCTTCGTCTACTGTATAGcagtatattacatatattaaataaacactatGCAATTATGACATGTGGTATCTGCTGCAACTACCATCATTAAAATTTTTAGGACCCTTGTTTTTCTGCCCCATTACTGCTCTATCAGATTTAAAGGGGGCGCGGCCAATACTCAGGTCTAAAAGACCATTGGCTGCCTCTAGCATAAAAGGAGCGGCTGATTCTGCAAGAAAAGGAGAGTAAAACATCAGAAAGACAAAGCTGTGGTCTTGGTACGATTATATCCATTACTGGGGCAAAGCTATGTGTGAGACTATGACTGCGTTACATTGTTCTAGCCATTTTGTGTAATAGTATTTTGTTTATAActtattgaatttatttttgctATATGCCAGCTGGAAATCTTTTTTTATTAGTGACCTAACCCTGAATTAGATGAGACACATTTAATAGCTGGCCATAAAGCCATCCAATTGTAGATTACTGCCCTCATGTGGTCATACTGAAGCACTGCTCCCGCTTACAATGAGCATATGTAGACAGACTTGGAATGTGACATGCTACTTTGCTACTGCCAGTGCCAGCGGCATACCATCTGGATAGCTGGTATTAGGAGGGGGACTGTAGAAGGATATGATGGAATCACAGATCTTTATCCTTACTTCAGTGCTGGGAACCCTCATCAGGTAACCTGAAACAGCAGATCATGTCAGCTTCTCTCCTACAACCCCCAGTGACAAGTCCTGCCAAGACCAACTCCAACTCCACGTCATACCCAGCTGAGAGAAACATTCTTTGACAGTTGTTGCGTGATTTAACTCGTCCGAGGACTTTTCTTTCAAGAAAGGAAGCCTGAAGAGAGAGAAAAATTGCTGATTATTAAACGGTGCATCAGCCAGTACAGTAGAGCTCAGTTTGCTGAGGAGACACGTCTTACCGGCATATCTGGAGCAGGTCACACATCACCTGAGTGTACTGGGGATGACCTTTGAGTGCGCATATGTTGAGGATTTTGAAAATGCCAGCAAGGTCTTTCAAAAACTGTAATGTGTCAGTATAAAGGAAAACACATAAGACTATCAACAGAACAAATGCTTTCAAGGGAAAAATCTAATATCTGCTATATCACACTGCTGCAGTCAATCAAAGTTATATACTTCTAAGGATACTGAGAAAATACACAATTACATTGCTGATAAAATTTCTATTCAGAGAGATAAGAGTTCCAGATTTTAGCAGAATCCAGCACAGAAGTGAGATACTAAAGGACTCACAGATACTTAAGTCTATAATAATTCTCCATTTATATAACCAAAGAATCTCCTTAAAGTACAATGTGTTAAAGATGGAACATATGTGCCTTGAAAGTGCACCTATCTTCTGCATGTATTAATTAAACAAGCTTAGTAAGTGATCTCAAGTGATTATAACCATGGAAAAGCCATTAAACACCAAACATCCCTGGAGATCAAATCACCAATAATTGGGACAGTGGGGATTTTAGGTGGTAGGTTTTTCCATTCTACTGGGATACAGTTATACAAAGCCAGGCAacaccagttaaaaaaaacctttagagagtaaaaatgtttccaATGTAGGTCAGTGGTGGACAAAGGTAAAGTTATAATTAGATAAATCATGAGATGAAGGATACAACACCATACTTCCACCTCTTAGACAGTTTCTTCAGAAGGAAAAGCTGTCTCTCTTTCAAAGTTTCCTGGAAACGCAAGGGCAATGATTTATATAGACACAATAACCCAAAGGTCCTAAATCAACTCACCAATGACAAGAAGTTGTCTGTTCTCAAAAATTAGACCACTATATGACGATAGCTAATGTGTAAAAGTTATTAAAGTACACAcagttttattttcattgtatATCTCGATACCTGTCAATGATGCAAGTGCCATGAGCTGGGCAGGAATATAAAAATATGCCGGTCACTTACTGCAAATGGATCCTCCAGAAGTTCTATCACACGTCTGATTTCCATGAGTTTCGAAGAGACACGCTTTAAATTTAAAAGCAACGTAAACCATATAGCGACCAGTAAGCAAGTACCTCCTAAAACTTTAAATACTAATATATACTaataaatactaataataatacaaacGAGTGAAGTTAACCAACCTTAGTTTGCTCATCATTGTCACGGACTGCGTGTTTGACCGCTTTAGTTCCCTGCCTTAAAGGACTTTTCGTCATCTGAACTGTCGTGGAAAGCATTTCTGTCTacgttttttttccagttagcCCTTGTCGACTGGCATGTCGAAGATGACAAAGAATTTCATGTACCTGGTCGCAGCGGTAGTATCTGACTGTGTTAGCGCTCAGTTTCATGTTACTATGGCTACTACAGCTTTTTTTAGATCGGTACAGACTGCCACTAGGGACAAACAGTGCTTTGCTGTTTCACGCCTCTTGAGCGAGGATGAGAATGTCACCCCCATTCCTATTTAGTTCAAAGATATACATGTTGGCGAGATGACTTCTTCAAATTGCCCCTAGTCGATGTGAATGTTAGCGTGTACGTGCCCTTTAAGGCTGTGCTGTCTGGAATAAGGTTCCCCTCTACGGTCCTGTACTAGATAAGCGCGGTTGGAAGATTTCAGTAACCCATAATTAAATCGCATTTTCCCTTTACTAATTAGCTGCataatttattttgcataacGGGATTGAGTTAAATACTATTGTCTGTAGTGTAATCTAAGAAACATTAATCACTTCCACAGCCTATGTGAGCCAAAACCCATTGTGAATTATACTAGAAGTGATTCAACGCAAAACGTAGATAAAATCCGAAGCCAATACATACATTTGTAGAATCAGGTAAAATATAACTCGTGGTCATTTAGTGAATTTTCATAACAACAGTCATATTAGATCATGGTATCTTGAGCTTAAGGAAATTTCTTCACTTAAGTGAGGGGCTGCATAAGCACCATGACACAGTGTAACTGAGTTAACATTTTATTCTAACACTGTATTTTAATCTTATATTTGAGAATATAAGCTCCGCAtgaaaaaagttacatttataatcAGCTGAGGTTTCTTCTGGGTGCTCCaggttcctcccacagtccaaagacatgcagattaggtcacctggctactctaaattgcccataggtgtgcatgtgagtgtgtgtggctgtttgtctgtgttggccctgtggtggactggtgacctgcccagggtgtaccctgcctctcgcccgatgatgctgggattggctccagcttccccgcatcccagatggataaagcagtatggataatggatggatggataatcagCTGATTTGTTTCTTTCTTTAATGTGTGGTTGTGTCGTCTTGCCGGAATCTGTCCAGAAACCAGCGTGACTGTACCTATTAACCACCACTTTTTCAGAGAATTATACATAGATACAgacaaaaaatgaaatatatctCATTACAAGCGGCATATTGgattcagaaacaaatataGTTAACTTAGCATATATTAAGCACTAGCACAATATGCTGTTCTGTAATTTCTCAATCGAACACTATTACAAAAGCCTTGGACATATGCGAAAAGTATAGAATTCACTCAgtagaaaatgcattttgaatatGTATATTAATGATGGAAGTCTTTCATCTGCCTTGGAGTGATCAAAGCCAGTTTTGTGTCCTTACTCATTATTACACATCGTATACACAAGTACCCAAACTTCCTGTGCAAACAGCGGTCCcgacaaataaacaaaaagtgCTAAATCATATAGTAACATCGTACAACCGAGTAATTCATAAGCGCTTTCATCACGTTTAACATTATTCTATTggaaacacttttttttccccacaaagtCTTAATTAGTACCCACAAGTGTGTCCTTTAGACAATAAGAGCTGCGCTGCAATGCATGTTGGGAAATGCAGAGTGACACAGCTGTAGCTCCCGGGTCCGGATCCAGGTTAACACCATTGTAGTGTTGCCGCACACTGTGCTACTAGCCCACTCTCTCCTTTAGCTACAAAGCTGCCATTTTACTGGCTTCCCGCACGCCGCTCAGGTAGGCTCCAGCCACTGTCTGGGGAAAATGCCGGTTGGAAgcctgcagacagacaggatAAACACAACCTGATAAACATATCCTGATAAACACAGCCTGATAAACACAGCCTGATCAACACAGCCTGATCAACACAGCCTGATCAACACAGCCTGATAAACACAGCCTGATAAACAGCCACATTTTGTACACATTTAAGTGAGTGACAAAACACGACAAAACATAACATGAAATCACCTTCTGTAGCGCTCACTGGTATATCTCACCTCTCCTGCGAAGAACAGCTTCCCGAGTACTTCCTCAGCTATGATGTCATATGCCTCTCCGCTACCCCCAGTCTTCACGAAGCTGTAGGACATCTGCGACCATGTGTCTTTGCTCCAGTGTGTGACGAAATACTGCACCGGATCTGGGACCTCCTGCAAACAAagattaaaggaaaaaaaattcaagaTTACATACTAAAAGTGGCCAAATCACAAGATACTTATCTGCCATGAACAATCACACTACATGCACTTGAAAAACGGGAAATGCTTCGGAGCCGCTTTACCTGCTCCCTGAACATCTCACGTAGCATCTTTATGCACAGGTCTGCCACTTGCACATCATCCAGATTCCTGATGGTGGCCACAGCGTCTCCCGTGATGACAGACATCAGGACACTCTGTTTTCTCTGGGGGACACATGGGACACAGTCGTAAATCATAAAGGAAACGCGCATTCCACAGCCAGCATTACACAGTTACGACATTTACTATTAACAGAAATTACAGTGCAAAGCATGCGGGCAACTGCATAATTAGTCCTTCTGACCAACCCCATGATGTCACATTCATGCCAGCCAATCGTGAAGAGTGAGTGGGACCAGAACAATGACAAAAGAACAACCCCAGCACAGGCAGGGTATATGTAGCTCATATCATGCTACATTGACACCAAAATGACATAATTTCCATTGATTTCATCTGAAGTATACGGCCACCTTAATGCATGCTTCAGGCACTCAAACCTGCCCTGACCTCTGGGTCCATATCGTAAAACATCCCAAACATGCCCCTCTTTTCAGGGCTGGGCGGGACGTGGCCAAAATAATCAGCGCCCTGGATCTTGCTGTCCCAAAAGCGGTACGGGAACTGCAACGCAATCTGCAAACCAGAAAACAGATTCTGGATATAGACACCGTCATACATGGTCACACTTCTGCCAATTTGgtcttaaaaataaacatgcacACCTTTTCAATAACTCCTGCCCCAAGGCTGTTAATTGCCTTCAGCTTCCTCTCAGGAAGCGGAGGGTTAAACTGAACCGTGTTCTTCTGAAGAAGAGCCAACGGGATGGTGACCAGAACCTAAAGAAGGCGGCGGAAAACCCACTGATCAGCCACATCAGCTTAATGTGCCACAAGGCATGTAAAAAGAACATGATGGAGAGATTTAAAGTGGTATATAATGCCTAATGAGCCTTACCTTCTGGGCAGTGTACTGAGAGCCACTGCATGTAGTGACTTTAACCAGGTCTGCAGAATAGTCGATGCTCTGGACCTGTAGGGGACAGAATGATTAGCAACCGTAAACAACACGTGTATTCtatatctttaatattaaaagtcttgTCTTGGGTATCATATCATGCTATGTGTACAGAACTGTTTGTTTATACATTACtaataaacttttaaaattattGTTCAGGCTAACAGACAGGGTGAGACTGGGGGGCCCAAGTATTATTCGCAAATTCACCTTTGTCGGGGATCTTCCCCCAACCCTAGTgaatgtgaaggggttactATATAACATtagcttttcctttttttgaatCGAGGTAAAGTACCGGGGTATTGAGGTGGATGTCCAGGCCCTCAGCCAGCTTGGCCAGGATGGAGGAGTAGCCAGCAGTCAGAAGTGTGTGGTCGCCGGAAAACTGAGCAAAGAACTGGTTGTGGTCCCAGGAGCGAGCGGACACCTAGACAGCAAGGCGTGCGAGTCAGTATGCAGCAGCCGCTCTGAGCGGACACCTAGACGGCAAGGCGTGCGAGTCAGTATGCAGCAGCCGCTCTGAGCGGACAAGGCacagcgggggggtgggggtacagTACCTGGATGAGGTCACTGCCGCAGGCATATTccaggttgctgaggtggtacTGAAGCACTTTCTCCTCCAGATCACTGAACTGAATCCCTGATTCTTGGAGAAAGTTCTTATAAACCTCTTGGATTTTCTCTGTCACAATAAAAGAACACCCAGAGTTGTTCAAAGTTACTTATTGCCAAAGAGAATGAAGAGTCAATTAGAGAAAAACACAGTAAATGAATCTCCTTAACGGATATATGCTTTACTAAATATACCAAAAGACTATAAAGCGGACAAGTCTGTATGCGATGTGCTACAGCCTGATGCAGCCTAAAATACAATTTAACTGTCTATAGCTACAATCAGAACAGGGGTTTGCAACCTCTGGATGACCGTGGACCGGTTTACATTGTATTAAAGAGTGATGGGGGGCAGACCGACTTCATAAGTTTATTCGTTTCCATTTTTGCAGATGCGAACAGGACAGGCaaaaatatatagtttttttGGGGGAATCAACAAACTCCTCCACAAAACTGCAGTTCTGCAGCCTGGTGGAGTACTGGTACTGGGGGATTGGGAACCCCTAAACTGGACCAGTAAATGACAGGACTCAGTTAATGCAGAAGTCCGTATCCAGGAGAAGATGTGGTGCGGAATGTAGAAGCTGGCAGAAGTGCCCTGGAGAGGAGCGTGTTACTGTACCTCCCAGAGGGACGTCCACATGCTGGGGCATGTCCTTCCTCCACTCAGACACCACGTCCAGGATGGCGTTGAAGTGGAAGTCCATCCGCTTGTCCACGGCGGGATCAGTGGTGCGTCCACCTTCCTGGATCAGGTCACACCGGTCACCCAGCTTATGCATCTTAAAACCCATCTATATAAGGGGAAAATCCAGGGCATGTGAGCAGGGCAGAATGGGGAAGCGAAAAACAGACCCACACGGAGTACATGCATACGTACATCTGAACATACACTGGGGCTCAGGAAGTCACCGGAAAAACGACTTAGGCAACTAAATCACAAACACAGATATAAAGGTGTGTCATATTGTGCTAAGTTCACCCTACACGACTCTCAAAGCCGTCAGATCTGCACAACTCCTCTTCCAATCGGGAATCTTGAAATctctgggattttcacacaacATGACTGATCAGTGATGGAGTCACAGATTACAAGACCTTTCACCGAGGCCTGTCTGGTCTCCCAACTACAGTTTGTCATGAAAACACATGGGAGGAGTGACGCGGGGGAATGACACATTACCATGCACGAGACAGGATTTTTGGTGTAGCCATGCTTATTGATATTGTACAGGGCTTCTCCTGTGTTTCCGCTCACACTGTTCCTTGTGCCGTCATTGGCTGTAGCTCATCGCTGCACTCATTGCCGGTCACAACCGGGTCACAACAATTTTCACACTACAGGATGTGGATTCTCTGACAGGTCCAGATATTTAGCCAGCTAGATACCTGCAACTGTGTCCGTTGTCTCAAAAGTCACAGCAGCATATGCCAAACAGAGACAAATGGCACCAGCAAAGAGAAACACCGGCCGCATTGAAGCTCAACGACTGGGACTGACAGACATTTAACAAGACAGTTGGTAAAGTtacaatgcacacacacacacacacacacacacacacacactggtttgtaactatatctttgtggggactctccattcatttctatgaggaaaactgaaatcccaacatgaccaccttaaccataaataaccaaacaaaataagagacttttggcatttttactttttttgaatgcattcacagatcttcgtggagacctgaaaaacggtctccacaacgtcaaaataacaggtttttattacaccGTGGGGaacatttgatccccacaacgtaatataaacatactcccccccaccacacacacacacaaacacacacacacacagacagacagacacccactTGCTCACACATTAGTGCAATGGGGTTGTTGACGCAGCCGTTGACAATCTGGGCCCCCTGCCCCACAGTGACACCTAGGGATGTGTCGTCCCACACCCTGCCCCCGATCCGGTCCCTCGCTTCCAGTACCACCACCttagggcaaaaaaaaaaaaaaacatgaattaattaaaaaagagTGAGACAGGTCAAGGATCATAAACCTGAAAGTGGCAGCaccttttattaatgtttatgaaTGAAAGAAAGGAGCCTGGGATGCAGGTGGAGAGGCAACAACAACGGAAGGAGCAGGCAAACTGCACGTAGATACTGACCCCCACCAGACACCCACCTGCATGCCGAAAGTGTGGAGCTGGCGAGCGGCAGCCAGGCCTGAGGCTCCAGCTCCGATCACCACCACCTTATTCTGTAAGGATCAGGAGGCAAGATCAGCGCTGTGGCTGCTCCTGCATGTACAGCACTCTATGCACAGGTATGATCACAATGAGCCAGGCAAggcggggtggagggggggggggggcgtactcGTACGTTGCGGTAGCACCCGGGCAGCAGCGGCTCCTTGACAGACAGCACGCCGGTGTTGATCAGGCCCTTCCGGGTCATGAAGCACAGCAcacgctccagctcctgcacACAGCGCACGCGCACCAGCCCGCGCACGATGACGTGGGCTGCGCATGTCTGCGCCGTCAGCACCGTCTGCGCACAGAGGAAGGGTGTCAGTCGCCTGCGTCGTAGGTGAGCTGTGACCCACGTGGGCGTCCGAAAGGACTGTGTTACTGACACGTCTTGTTCTGGCTCCACTAAGAGCAGGACGACTAATGAATGAGTCACATTACCAAGAAAAGAGCCACATtcacaccatccatccatccatccatccaccaaccCAGCTCGCACAGGTTTCAAAACTGGGGTACACcatgcatgggatgccagtccattgcagggtgcatgcacacatgcacacgcacacacacacacacacacacacacacatctgtactcatctttgtggggactctccattcatttctatgggcaaaaccctaatcccatcaatgacaaccttaaccccatacccggccctaaccttaaccataaccaaacaaaatacaggtcttttggcatttttagttttttgattgcagtcagagacttttataaaattgaatttctccttgtggggacccaaaaaaaaagtccccataaagtcaaaataacaggtttttaatcacattgtgaggacatttgtatacctggaccacacacacgtGATATGGGCAATTTGGAAATACCAGTTCACAGCATGCCTCTGAACCACAGGGGGGAAACCTACACAACATGAGGAGGACACGCCGATTCCAAACCCACAGGAAAGGCGGGACCTGAACCCAAAACcttggagatgtgaggcaacagcactaCCTACTGGGTCACTGTGCTTCAGCAGGCAGCGATAGCTTATTACAGGCCGCAAGGGCAGTACATCACTCGACCCAAAGACCTGTACTGCAATAGCTCCTAAGACCAGTACATTAGGAGGTCCTTAGCCGTGTAGCACACTAAATCAGGCATGAGCGTATGGATATGTACACCCTCCTCGAAGCATAATCAACCCTGATCTTTCCCACTGAACTTCCCCTCCGCCCCACCTTGCAGTCTCGATGCCAGGAGGCCAGGACAAGGTTGCGCAGGGCGAGGTACATGGTGGGGTCGCGGGAGAACTCTGGGAACTCGTAGAGCTCGTCCAGCTCCATCATGTCTGGCCGCACGCAGAGCGCCTTGCCGCACTCGTTGGGCT is a genomic window containing:
- the kdm1b gene encoding lysine-specific histone demethylase 2 isoform X2, producing MDAAAGENQNLRSSGRQVNVRLKRCSNSPAGQSRRRAADTEEEEDQSEKKHRRCEKSGCSATYPVCFASTSERCAKNGYTSRWYHLSCGEHFCNECFDYYYRSHKDGYEKYASWKRVWTGNGKSEPSLRAFMADQQLPYWVQCTKPDCGKWRQLTKEIQLTPSLAMTYRCGMKFNNVKNEGPDQCSQPEDMRVAEVIDSWWHSMLILPPLLKDSPADPFLIAYYPDCVGMSPSGSPCNIPLSEMKAEQLRAPQTQVPGLCPYFQPFYQPNECGKALCVRPDMMELDELYEFPEFSRDPTMYLALRNLVLASWHRDCKTVLTAQTCAAHVIVRGLVRVRCVQELERVLCFMTRKGLINTGVLSVKEPLLPGCYRNNKVVVIGAGASGLAAARQLHTFGMQVVVLEARDRIGGRVWDDTSLGVTVGQGAQIVNGCVNNPIALMCEQMGFKMHKLGDRCDLIQEGGRTTDPAVDKRMDFHFNAILDVVSEWRKDMPQHVDVPLGEKIQEVYKNFLQESGIQFSDLEEKVLQYHLSNLEYACGSDLIQVSARSWDHNQFFAQFSGDHTLLTAGYSSILAKLAEGLDIHLNTPVQSIDYSADLVKVTTCSGSQYTAQKVLVTIPLALLQKNTVQFNPPLPERKLKAINSLGAGVIEKIALQFPYRFWDSKIQGADYFGHVPPSPEKRGMFGMFYDMDPEVRAGLSA
- the kdm1b gene encoding lysine-specific histone demethylase 2 isoform X1 translates to MDAAAGENQNLRSSGRQVNVRLKRCSNSPAGQSRRRAADTEEEEDQSEKKHRRCEKSGCSATYPVCFASTSERCAKNGYTSRWYHLSCGEHFCNECFDYYYRSHKDGYEKYASWKRVWTGNGKSEPSLRAFMADQQLPYWVQCTKPDCGKWRQLTKEIQLTPSLAMTYRCGMKFNNVKNEGPDQCSQPEDMRVAEVIDSWWHSMLILPPLLKDSPADPFLIAYYPDCVGMSPSGSPCNIPLSEMKAEQLRAPQTQVPGLCPYFQPFYQPNECGKALCVRPDMMELDELYEFPEFSRDPTMYLALRNLVLASWHRDCKTVLTAQTCAAHVIVRGLVRVRCVQELERVLCFMTRKGLINTGVLSVKEPLLPGCYRNNKVVVIGAGASGLAAARQLHTFGMQVVVLEARDRIGGRVWDDTSLGVTVGQGAQIVNGCVNNPIALMCEQMGFKMHKLGDRCDLIQEGGRTTDPAVDKRMDFHFNAILDVVSEWRKDMPQHVDVPLGEKIQEVYKNFLQESGIQFSDLEEKVLQYHLSNLEYACGSDLIQVSARSWDHNQFFAQFSGDHTLLTAGYSSILAKLAEGLDIHLNTPVQSIDYSADLVKVTTCSGSQYTAQKVLVTIPLALLQKNTVQFNPPLPERKLKAINSLGAGVIEKIALQFPYRFWDSKIQGADYFGHVPPSPEKRGMFGMFYDMDPERKQSVLMSVITGDAVATIRNLDDVQVADLCIKMLREMFREQEVPDPVQYFVTHWSKDTWSQMSYSFVKTGGSGEAYDIIAEEVLGKLFFAGEASNRHFPQTVAGAYLSGVREASKMAAL